In a single window of the Pseudogemmatithrix spongiicola genome:
- the radA gene encoding DNA repair protein RadA has translation MAMKAKSVYRCTECGAESLRWQGKCDTCGEWNTLVEELVAPKVSASKAAGAQRRLGGANAFGEGGQVLETPRLRDVLGAEEHRWTTGIAEFDFVLGGGVVPGSMVLVGGEPGIGKSTILLQVAARLEGEGHSCLYVSGEESPLQVKLRADRLGSTAGSVALLGETNLETILATAAQAQPKVMVVDSIQTVFTGDLEGAPGNVGQVRECAARLMRFAKESGTAVFVVGHVTKGGGIAGPKTLEHIVDTVLYFEGEGSADHRVLRATKNRFGSVDEIGVFRMTVQGLEAVENPSALFLGERSESPASGSAVTCLMEGSRPMLLEVQGLAAKAGFGTPQRVSTGYDARRLALLLAVLDKRAGLSFAQLDVFLNVVGGVRVQEPAGDLAVAAALASSFYDKPLPGDAIFLGEVGLGGEIRGISQAERRLLEAEKMGMRRAFVSQRSVPKRLPKQLKVEGVPDLVALFRALFR, from the coding sequence ATGGCGATGAAGGCCAAGTCCGTCTATCGCTGCACGGAGTGCGGCGCCGAGTCATTGCGTTGGCAGGGCAAGTGCGACACCTGCGGCGAGTGGAACACGCTCGTCGAGGAGCTCGTGGCGCCCAAGGTGAGCGCGAGCAAGGCCGCCGGCGCCCAGCGGCGCCTCGGGGGTGCGAACGCCTTCGGCGAGGGCGGTCAGGTGCTCGAGACCCCGCGCCTGCGCGACGTGCTGGGCGCGGAGGAGCACCGGTGGACCACGGGAATCGCCGAGTTTGACTTCGTGCTCGGTGGCGGCGTCGTGCCAGGCTCGATGGTCCTCGTCGGCGGCGAGCCGGGCATCGGCAAGAGCACGATCCTGCTGCAGGTTGCGGCGCGGCTCGAGGGCGAGGGACATAGCTGCCTCTACGTGAGCGGCGAGGAATCGCCGCTGCAGGTGAAGCTGCGCGCCGATCGGCTGGGTTCGACCGCCGGCAGCGTCGCGCTGCTCGGCGAGACAAACCTCGAGACAATTCTCGCCACCGCCGCGCAGGCGCAGCCCAAGGTGATGGTGGTCGACTCGATCCAGACGGTGTTCACGGGCGATCTGGAAGGCGCGCCCGGCAACGTGGGGCAGGTGCGCGAGTGCGCGGCGCGGCTGATGCGTTTCGCGAAGGAGAGCGGGACCGCAGTGTTCGTCGTCGGGCACGTGACGAAGGGCGGCGGCATCGCCGGGCCGAAGACGCTCGAGCACATCGTGGACACGGTGCTCTACTTCGAGGGCGAGGGCTCGGCGGATCACCGCGTGCTGCGCGCCACGAAGAACCGCTTCGGCTCGGTGGACGAGATTGGCGTGTTCCGCATGACGGTGCAGGGGCTCGAGGCGGTCGAGAATCCCAGCGCGCTCTTCCTCGGTGAGCGCAGCGAATCGCCGGCCAGTGGCTCGGCGGTGACCTGCCTCATGGAGGGCTCGCGGCCGATGCTGCTGGAGGTGCAGGGCCTCGCGGCAAAGGCGGGCTTCGGCACGCCGCAGCGGGTGAGTACGGGCTACGACGCGCGTCGGCTCGCCCTATTGCTCGCCGTGCTCGACAAGCGCGCGGGACTCTCGTTCGCGCAGCTCGACGTCTTCCTGAACGTGGTCGGCGGCGTGCGCGTGCAGGAGCCCGCCGGCGATCTCGCAGTGGCCGCAGCGCTGGCGTCGAGCTTCTACGACAAGCCGCTGCCCGGTGACGCGATCTTCCTTGGCGAGGTCGGGCTGGGCGGCGAGATCCGCGGCATCTCGCAGGCGGAGCGTCGCTTGCTCGAAGCAGAGAAGATGGGCATGCGCCGGGCATTCGTGAGCCAGCGCTCGGTGCCGAAGCGGCTGCCCAAGCAGCTCAAGGTCGAGGGCGTGCCGGATCTGGTGGCCTTGTTCCGGGCGCTGTTCCGATGA
- the ispD gene encoding 2-C-methyl-D-erythritol 4-phosphate cytidylyltransferase: MSRVGVVIVAGGSGSRVGGAELKQLRWVAGKPMLLHSLQAFQSIPEVAMVVCVLPKQYAGDPPPWIFQSDPERMLISVGGKTRAESVSNGLEDLPAECTTVLIHDAARPLVSVPMIRRVMDEAKKGHGAIAALPVVDTLKRVDADGRIVETVSREMLWRAQTPQGFPRDVIVQAHAEAKRAGWHAEATDDAALCERLGIAVHVVRGSERALKVTEAADFARAELMAGWNEGDDA, from the coding sequence ATGAGCCGTGTCGGCGTCGTGATCGTCGCGGGCGGCAGTGGGAGCCGCGTCGGCGGCGCGGAACTCAAGCAACTGCGCTGGGTGGCCGGCAAGCCGATGCTGCTGCACTCGCTGCAGGCGTTCCAGTCGATTCCCGAAGTCGCGATGGTCGTCTGCGTGCTGCCCAAGCAGTACGCGGGCGATCCGCCACCGTGGATCTTCCAGAGCGATCCGGAGCGCATGCTCATTTCGGTGGGCGGCAAGACGCGCGCCGAGTCGGTGTCCAATGGACTCGAGGACCTGCCCGCCGAGTGCACGACGGTGTTGATCCACGACGCGGCACGCCCGCTGGTGAGCGTGCCGATGATCCGCCGCGTCATGGACGAGGCGAAGAAAGGGCACGGGGCGATCGCAGCGCTGCCGGTCGTGGACACGCTGAAGCGCGTGGATGCCGACGGCCGGATCGTCGAGACCGTGAGCCGTGAGATGCTCTGGCGCGCGCAGACGCCGCAGGGATTCCCGCGCGACGTGATCGTGCAGGCGCACGCGGAGGCGAAGCGCGCCGGCTGGCACGCCGAGGCCACCGACGATGCCGCGCTCTGCGAGCGCCTCGGCATCGCGGTGCACGTGGTGCGGGGTAGCGAACGTGCGCTCAAGGTCACCGAAGCGGCGGACTTCGCGCGCGCCGAGCTGATGGCCGGGTGGAACGAGGGCGACGATGCCTGA
- the dnaB gene encoding replicative DNA helicase, whose product MSSSPVEFSIARKGPPDAFADRRPPWSEDAERAVLAAMLLSGDAIVTALELVTEDMFYREGHRRLFRSMQAIHNGGAVVDPLTLSNELEQRGDLQAAGGKEYIGGLLDEIPTAANVEHHCRIVRDKALRRRLIETATSLVREGHESPAEIAELLDLAEHKILELNDQRGSEGFIRIKSLLWSAMERIEVLRTAGGSITGVPSGFVDLDKMTLGFQPSDLVIVAARPSMGKTAFVLNVAQYAAIEGNVPTAIFSLEMSTQSLLLRMLASEGYVDAQRLRSGQLTAQDASNLAKAAALLGQAPIWIDDTPGLSVLEVRSRARRLKSQADIKLIIVDYLQLLSGPPNSESRQQEVSAISRSLKALAKELEVPVLALSQLSRASEQRGGENRRPQLSDLRDSGAIEQDADVVLFIYRPEMNERPYDDQGNPRMVSGTTDIPLDGYAEVIVGKQRNGPTGHIRLHYRKSHTRFENWTSRQHEG is encoded by the coding sequence ATGTCCAGCTCGCCCGTCGAATTTTCGATCGCCCGTAAGGGCCCGCCTGATGCGTTCGCGGACCGCCGCCCTCCTTGGTCGGAGGACGCGGAGCGTGCCGTGCTTGCCGCCATGCTGCTCTCCGGCGACGCGATCGTCACCGCGTTGGAGCTCGTCACGGAAGACATGTTCTACCGTGAGGGGCATCGCCGGCTCTTCCGGTCGATGCAGGCGATCCACAACGGCGGCGCGGTGGTCGATCCGCTCACGCTCTCGAACGAGCTCGAGCAGCGCGGCGACCTGCAGGCGGCGGGCGGCAAGGAGTACATCGGCGGGTTGCTCGATGAGATCCCGACCGCGGCGAACGTTGAGCATCACTGTCGCATCGTCCGCGACAAGGCGCTGCGGCGGCGGCTGATCGAGACGGCCACCTCGCTGGTGCGCGAGGGCCACGAGTCGCCGGCGGAGATTGCCGAGCTGCTCGACCTGGCCGAGCACAAGATTCTCGAGCTGAACGACCAGCGCGGCAGCGAAGGCTTCATCCGCATCAAGAGCCTGCTCTGGAGCGCGATGGAGCGCATCGAGGTGCTGCGCACCGCTGGCGGCAGCATCACCGGCGTACCGTCCGGCTTCGTCGACCTGGACAAGATGACGCTGGGCTTCCAGCCCTCGGACCTCGTGATCGTCGCGGCGCGTCCGTCGATGGGCAAGACGGCCTTCGTGCTCAACGTCGCGCAATACGCGGCCATCGAAGGCAATGTTCCGACGGCGATCTTCTCGCTGGAAATGAGTACTCAATCCCTCCTCTTGCGTATGCTCGCCTCGGAGGGATACGTGGATGCCCAACGCTTGCGCAGCGGTCAGTTGACCGCGCAGGACGCGTCGAACCTCGCCAAGGCCGCGGCCTTGCTGGGCCAGGCGCCGATCTGGATCGACGACACGCCGGGCCTCTCGGTGCTGGAGGTGCGCTCGCGCGCACGCCGCCTCAAGAGCCAGGCCGACATCAAGCTGATCATCGTCGACTACCTGCAGCTGCTCAGCGGTCCGCCGAATTCGGAGAGCCGTCAGCAGGAAGTCTCGGCGATCTCCCGCTCCCTCAAGGCGCTGGCCAAGGAACTCGAGGTGCCGGTCCTGGCGCTCTCGCAGCTCTCGCGTGCCTCGGAGCAGCGCGGCGGCGAGAATCGCCGGCCGCAGCTTTCCGACCTGCGCGACTCCGGCGCCATCGAGCAAGACGCCGACGTGGTGCTGTTCATCTACCGCCCCGAGATGAACGAGCGGCCCTACGACGACCAAGGCAATCCGCGCATGGTGTCGGGCACGACGGACATCCCGCTCGACGGCTACGCGGAAGTGATCGTCGGCAAGCAGCGTAACGGGCCGACGGGCCACATCCGCTTGCATTACCGGAAGTCGCACACGCGCTTCGAGAACTGGACCAGCCGCCAGCACGAGGGGTGA
- a CDS encoding uracil-DNA glycosylase, with translation MSESLERLRQYLEQRRELGETEFVLDSLSIEDALKALGGSAALAGGTPRSAAAAPGREAQRMPPRGDSDLHRAAEAAAASGDWREALRAVNAEEGGASAKPVSKPAPKAETRAAEPLDTASAVAPAGTTAPTAGAPGSDADRSPSASGAPLQVGAGAAPSGLAHLESLEAVAGAIAGCSLCALSSTALNHVPGEGNPQARFVVVGEAPGQTEDELGRPFVGKSGELLTKILEAIGFKREDVFICNVLKHRPPGNRNPSSDEIHACRPFLLRQLELLEPKVILCVGTFAAQTLLATDAPIGKLRGVVHRYHGIPLVATYHPAALLRNPNWKRPAWEDVQLARRIFDRP, from the coding sequence GAGGATGCGCTCAAGGCCCTTGGCGGCAGCGCCGCACTCGCCGGCGGCACGCCGCGGAGCGCCGCGGCGGCGCCAGGGCGTGAGGCGCAGCGCATGCCCCCGCGCGGCGACTCGGATCTGCATCGCGCGGCCGAAGCGGCCGCGGCGTCGGGCGACTGGCGCGAGGCGTTGCGAGCCGTGAACGCCGAGGAAGGCGGCGCTTCTGCGAAGCCGGTTTCGAAGCCCGCGCCGAAGGCAGAGACGCGCGCTGCCGAGCCGTTGGATACCGCCTCGGCCGTTGCTCCTGCCGGCACCACGGCGCCGACGGCCGGCGCACCGGGCAGCGATGCCGATCGCTCGCCGAGCGCGTCAGGGGCGCCGTTGCAGGTGGGGGCGGGCGCCGCGCCGAGCGGGCTCGCCCATCTCGAGTCGCTCGAGGCGGTGGCCGGCGCAATCGCCGGATGCTCGCTCTGCGCGCTCTCGAGTACCGCGCTCAATCACGTGCCGGGCGAAGGCAACCCGCAGGCGCGGTTCGTGGTGGTCGGCGAAGCGCCCGGGCAGACTGAAGATGAACTCGGCCGGCCGTTCGTCGGCAAGAGTGGCGAGTTGCTGACGAAGATCCTCGAGGCGATTGGCTTCAAGCGCGAGGACGTTTTCATCTGCAACGTCCTCAAGCATCGGCCGCCCGGGAATCGCAACCCGAGCAGCGACGAGATCCACGCCTGTCGTCCGTTCTTGCTGCGGCAGCTTGAGCTGCTGGAGCCCAAGGTCATCCTCTGCGTGGGCACCTTCGCCGCGCAAACCCTGCTAGCCACCGACGCGCCAATCGGTAAGTTGAGGGGCGTCGTGCACCGGTATCACGGGATCCCGCTCGTGGCCACGTATCATCCCGCCGCGCTGCTGCGGAACCCCAACTGGAAGCGCCCCGCCTGGGAAGATGTCCAGCTCGCCCGTCGAATTTTCGATCGCCCGTAA